The Streptomyces sp. NBC_01353 genome contains a region encoding:
- a CDS encoding glucose 1-dehydrogenase, with product MTADHRLLPEKVALITGASSGIGAAAARVFAREGARVVLAARREDRLKALVTELREQGAEAEYVVADMTRREDTRAAVARAVDTYGRLDVAFNNAGWGAGREPLHEMDDELYDRILDVNLRGVWNCLRDEIAAMLTTGGGAIVNTSSVGGLLATPVAAPYVAAKHAVVGLTKAAAAEYAAQGIRINSVAPGTTRTEVVTEWFAAVPGIEEALHAATPQPRTAEPEEIAEAAAWLCSDRSSFVTGAIMPVDGGFTMV from the coding sequence ATGACTGCCGACCACCGCCTGCTGCCCGAGAAGGTCGCCCTGATCACCGGAGCGAGCAGCGGAATCGGAGCGGCCGCCGCCCGGGTCTTCGCCCGTGAGGGCGCCCGCGTCGTGCTCGCCGCCCGCCGCGAGGACAGACTCAAGGCCCTGGTGACCGAGTTGCGCGAGCAGGGGGCCGAGGCCGAGTACGTGGTGGCGGACATGACCCGCCGCGAGGACACCCGAGCCGCGGTGGCGCGCGCGGTGGACACGTACGGAAGGCTCGACGTGGCGTTCAACAACGCCGGGTGGGGTGCCGGCCGCGAGCCGCTGCACGAGATGGACGACGAGCTCTACGACCGGATCCTGGACGTCAATCTGCGCGGGGTCTGGAACTGCCTGCGGGACGAGATCGCCGCGATGCTGACCACCGGCGGCGGCGCGATCGTGAACACCAGCAGCGTCGGCGGACTGCTCGCGACCCCGGTCGCCGCGCCCTACGTGGCCGCCAAGCACGCCGTGGTCGGACTGACCAAGGCCGCCGCCGCCGAGTACGCGGCCCAGGGGATCCGGATCAACTCGGTGGCGCCCGGGACGACCCGTACCGAAGTGGTCACCGAGTGGTTCGCCGCGGTGCCCGGGATCGAGGAGGCGCTGCACGCCGCCACCCCGCAGCCGCGGACCGCCGAGCCCGAGGAGATCGCCGAGGCGGCGGCCTGGCTCTGCAGCGACCGATCGTCGTTCGTCACCGGTGCGATCATGCCGGTGGACGGCGGCTTCACGATGGTGTGA
- a CDS encoding AfsR/SARP family transcriptional regulator — MDVRILGGLSVRENGVSITPTAAAPRQLLALLAANADQVVPVTVLMEELWPSGPPRGARVELQSHIVDLRALITTALRGTGAPADGSTWLERHTAESVLVSLPGGYRLDTGGGSNDAWQFERAAGAGYRAMEAGDLQRAARRLSDALALWRGEPYAGVAAGPHLRMEIERLETSRLSALDQWVEAQLRLGRHFEMISDLSELVAQYRTNEPLHGQFMVALLRCGRQDEALEVYQRLRNGLKKETGMEPSARLRRLQRSILTVRDVARPAFGRQTSSLPRLVPAGSLG; from the coding sequence GTGGACGTCCGGATCCTGGGGGGACTGTCGGTACGCGAGAACGGGGTGTCGATCACTCCGACCGCCGCCGCGCCGCGACAGTTGCTGGCGCTGCTCGCGGCCAACGCGGACCAGGTCGTGCCCGTGACCGTACTCATGGAGGAGCTCTGGCCGTCAGGGCCGCCGCGCGGCGCCCGGGTCGAACTCCAGTCCCACATCGTCGACCTGCGGGCGCTGATCACCACGGCCCTGCGCGGGACCGGGGCACCGGCGGACGGATCCACCTGGCTGGAGCGCCACACCGCCGAGTCCGTGCTCGTCTCGCTGCCCGGCGGCTACCGGCTCGACACCGGCGGCGGCTCCAACGACGCCTGGCAGTTCGAGCGGGCCGCAGGCGCCGGCTACCGGGCCATGGAGGCGGGTGACCTCCAGCGCGCGGCGCGCCGGCTCTCCGACGCCCTCGCCCTGTGGCGCGGTGAACCGTACGCGGGCGTCGCGGCCGGTCCCCATCTGCGTATGGAGATCGAGCGCCTGGAGACCTCCCGGCTGAGCGCGCTCGACCAGTGGGTCGAGGCCCAACTGCGGCTCGGCCGGCACTTCGAGATGATCTCCGACCTCTCCGAACTCGTCGCCCAGTACCGCACCAACGAGCCACTGCACGGCCAGTTCATGGTCGCGCTGCTGCGCTGCGGACGGCAGGACGAGGCCCTGGAGGTCTACCAGCGGCTGCGCAACGGACTGAAGAAGGAGACGGGCATGGAGCCCTCGGCGCGGCTGCGCAGGCTCCAGCGTTCGATCCTGACCGTACGGGACGTGGCCCGGCCGGCCTTCGGCCGCCAGACGTCATCGCTGCCCCGCCTCGTGCCCGCCGGATCGCTCGGTTGA
- a CDS encoding multicopper oxidase domain-containing protein: MLSRRRFIGAALATGGTVATGAALTPLLGAASATAADATAVAFFTRPMPLPQVIAPSSTANGVDTYNISIKRTTKEILPGQLTEVFTFNGGFPGLIRATSGRPVVINQYNKLDMPTSIHLHGGHVAPEHDGDPMATIAPGGVRTYHYPNRQGHAPLWLHDHAHHMESEHVYRGLSAFYLLTDAEERALPLPSGVYDVPIMLREGHFDTAGQLVYTMDDFRSRSTIMANGRAWPYFQVAARKYRFRLLNSTNLRFFTLRLADGSPFIQIGSDGGLLERPFSTDTVALSPGERAEVVIDFSRYPVGTQLVLENTEGPGPAELTGKVLRFDVVKTASDPSAVPATLRTLPALPAVTGRRTVVMSMDEDGRPAPQGYMDGKVYDHHRIDNTVPWGGSEIWTVTNSNQAIPHNFHIHLVQFRVLERNGNPPGPAEAGLKDTIRVMPGETVKFQATFDSYRGKYLYHCHMLDHAAMGMMAQMEVV; the protein is encoded by the coding sequence ATGCTTTCCAGACGACGGTTCATCGGTGCCGCCCTGGCGACAGGCGGCACGGTGGCCACCGGCGCAGCCCTGACCCCGCTGCTCGGCGCGGCATCGGCCACCGCGGCCGACGCGACCGCCGTCGCGTTCTTCACCCGGCCGATGCCTCTGCCGCAGGTCATCGCGCCCAGCTCGACCGCCAACGGCGTCGACACCTACAACATCTCGATCAAGCGGACCACCAAGGAGATCCTGCCCGGACAGCTCACCGAGGTCTTCACCTTCAACGGCGGCTTCCCCGGACTCATCCGGGCCACGTCAGGCCGCCCGGTCGTCATCAACCAGTACAACAAGCTGGACATGCCGACCTCGATCCATCTGCACGGCGGGCACGTCGCCCCCGAGCACGACGGGGACCCGATGGCCACCATCGCCCCCGGCGGCGTGCGCACGTACCACTACCCGAACCGGCAGGGCCACGCCCCGCTCTGGCTGCACGACCACGCCCACCACATGGAGTCCGAGCACGTCTACCGCGGCCTCTCCGCGTTCTACCTGCTCACCGATGCCGAGGAGCGGGCGCTCCCGCTGCCCTCCGGCGTGTACGACGTGCCGATCATGCTGCGCGAGGGGCATTTCGACACGGCCGGGCAACTCGTCTACACCATGGACGACTTCCGCAGCCGGTCGACCATCATGGCCAACGGCAGGGCCTGGCCGTATTTCCAGGTCGCGGCCCGCAAGTACCGCTTCCGGCTGCTCAATTCCACCAATCTGCGGTTCTTCACCCTGCGGCTCGCGGACGGCTCACCGTTCATCCAGATCGGTTCCGACGGCGGCCTCCTGGAGCGACCTTTCTCCACCGACACCGTCGCCCTCTCGCCGGGCGAACGCGCCGAGGTCGTCATCGACTTCTCCCGCTATCCCGTCGGCACCCAGCTCGTCCTGGAGAACACCGAGGGCCCGGGACCGGCCGAACTGACCGGCAAGGTGCTGCGCTTCGACGTGGTGAAGACCGCGTCCGACCCCAGCGCCGTACCCGCCACGCTGCGCACCCTGCCCGCGCTGCCGGCCGTCACCGGCCGACGGACCGTCGTCATGAGCATGGACGAGGACGGGCGGCCCGCCCCGCAGGGCTACATGGACGGAAAGGTCTACGACCACCACCGCATCGACAACACCGTCCCCTGGGGCGGTTCGGAAATCTGGACGGTCACCAACAGCAATCAAGCCATTCCGCACAATTTCCATATTCACCTGGTGCAGTTCCGTGTACTGGAACGCAACGGAAATCCGCCCGGTCCTGCCGAGGCGGGACTCAAGGACACGATCCGCGTCATGCCCGGCGAGACGGTGAAGTTCCAGGCAACATTCGACAGCTATCGCGGAAAGTACCTGTACCACTGCCACATGCTCGACCACGCGGCCATGGGAATGATGGCCCAGATGGAAGTCGTATGA
- a CDS encoding carboxylesterase family protein, with translation MPRRRTVVAAAAAVATAVTVPGGVASAAETDGGVRAGGAAEGTGVVTRVGGGLIRGERAGGLSVFRGVPYAAPPVGELRFRSPRPVTPWHGVRDATRFAPVSYQSYLPGSSEDSLYANVWTPDTGGARPVVVYIHGGGWFLGAGSEPDYDGARPAAHGDMVVVTFNYRLGSLGWGLHEDLLDERTGGYSNWGLQDQVALLHWVRRNAAAFGGDPDNITLAGTSAGGSSTWQLGLLPELRGIVRRIVPISVKHVWEPASSMSREDSHRVFELVARKLGTTVRGLRSVPADRLKDTWEKIFSGSPVDREISTWREYQGPVVDDRWMLGHDFELPTPELPTLSIYGRTEGTFFTTGPGYPFPGPHPTDDASLRTAIRAVLHKGAVHVADTEVDAAISAYRRAAAIDGLPQDPVSIWGAIWGDSLFRYQITRLAERQATERPDVPSYLVEFAHPVAPPLTGTPHEATSKFLFGTYGSAVNAPNYGDGPLERLVSDTFIDLVSSFAHGRAPSSPNAPTVPVFSPDRPSTLILGGERVAEVGERSARRQLAHWDTAGWVPVPKPASPTAPRS, from the coding sequence ATGCCACGGAGACGTACGGTCGTCGCGGCCGCCGCAGCGGTGGCGACGGCGGTGACCGTACCGGGCGGCGTGGCCTCGGCCGCGGAGACGGACGGCGGAGTGCGGGCCGGTGGCGCAGCGGAGGGCACCGGTGTCGTCACCCGTGTCGGCGGCGGTCTGATCAGGGGAGAGCGGGCCGGCGGCCTGTCCGTCTTCCGGGGGGTGCCCTACGCCGCTCCCCCGGTCGGCGAGCTGCGCTTCCGCTCACCGCGCCCGGTCACCCCCTGGCACGGAGTCCGGGATGCGACGCGGTTCGCTCCCGTCTCGTACCAGTCGTACCTGCCCGGCTCGAGCGAGGACAGCCTCTACGCGAACGTCTGGACCCCGGACACCGGCGGCGCCCGGCCCGTCGTGGTGTACATCCACGGCGGCGGCTGGTTCCTCGGGGCCGGCAGCGAGCCGGACTACGACGGCGCCCGGCCCGCCGCCCACGGCGACATGGTCGTGGTCACCTTCAACTACCGCCTGGGCTCCCTGGGGTGGGGTCTGCACGAGGACCTGCTCGACGAGCGCACCGGCGGGTACTCCAACTGGGGCCTGCAGGACCAGGTGGCGCTACTGCACTGGGTGCGCCGCAACGCGGCCGCCTTCGGCGGCGACCCCGACAACATCACGCTGGCCGGCACCTCGGCCGGCGGCTCCTCGACCTGGCAGCTCGGACTGCTCCCCGAACTGCGCGGAATCGTTCGCCGGATCGTCCCGATCAGCGTCAAGCACGTCTGGGAACCGGCGAGTTCGATGAGCCGGGAGGACTCCCACCGGGTCTTCGAGCTGGTCGCCCGCAAGCTCGGCACCACCGTGCGGGGCCTGCGCTCCGTGCCGGCCGACCGGCTCAAGGACACCTGGGAGAAGATCTTCTCCGGCAGCCCCGTCGACCGGGAGATATCCACCTGGCGCGAGTACCAGGGTCCGGTCGTCGACGACCGCTGGATGCTCGGCCACGACTTCGAACTGCCCACCCCCGAACTGCCCACCCTGTCGATCTACGGCCGGACCGAGGGCACCTTCTTCACCACCGGGCCCGGCTATCCCTTCCCCGGCCCCCACCCCACCGACGACGCGAGCCTGCGCACCGCGATCCGCGCCGTGCTGCACAAGGGCGCGGTCCATGTCGCCGACACCGAGGTGGACGCGGCGATCTCCGCGTACCGCCGGGCGGCGGCGATCGACGGACTCCCGCAGGACCCGGTGTCCATCTGGGGCGCGATCTGGGGCGACAGCCTCTTCCGCTACCAGATCACCCGGCTCGCCGAACGGCAGGCCACGGAGCGGCCCGACGTACCCAGCTATCTGGTGGAGTTCGCACACCCGGTCGCCCCGCCGCTGACCGGCACCCCGCACGAGGCCACGTCCAAGTTCCTCTTCGGCACCTACGGCTCCGCGGTCAACGCCCCGAACTACGGCGACGGCCCGCTGGAGCGGCTCGTCTCGGACACCTTCATCGACCTGGTGTCCTCCTTCGCCCACGGCCGGGCGCCGAGCAGCCCGAACGCGCCGACGGTGCCGGTGTTCTCGCCGGACCGGCCCTCCACGCTGATCCTCGGCGGGGAGCGGGTCGCCGAGGTCGGTGAGCGCTCCGCGCGGCGTCAGCTCGCCCACTGGGACACCGCCGGCTGGGTCCCGGTCCCGAAGCCCGCTTCGCCGACCGCCCCCCGTTCCTGA
- a CDS encoding aquaporin: MTRSRHRAPRRELLSPRARTVVLEFLITAGILFLIVTTSRWIFAPDAPLGSVLKGRAAFVALGLFFGIVNTAIIHYSMSRKTAGHMNPSVSIGLWLLRVFPGRDVLPFCVAQMTGAVAGVGLARLVWGAHVGLPQVGWAAVAPQPGWGFWGVLTAETVGQLICMTLVAALLIRPRWEWLIPGVVGLCITGFIMILGPLSGGSVNPARQFGPALWAGNFGFLTAYLIGPVLGAALAAALAAALKPPVEPPAVEEAALQVEHTVRPVEATVCPDTIPPELLRERSAHEDPYRI; this comes from the coding sequence ATGACCCGCAGCCGTCATCGGGCTCCTCGCAGGGAGCTGCTCTCCCCGCGCGCCCGCACCGTCGTCCTGGAGTTCCTGATCACGGCGGGGATCCTGTTCCTCATCGTGACCACGTCACGCTGGATCTTCGCTCCGGACGCGCCCCTCGGCTCCGTGCTGAAGGGGCGGGCGGCGTTCGTCGCGCTCGGCCTCTTCTTCGGCATCGTCAACACGGCGATCATCCACTACTCGATGTCCCGGAAGACCGCCGGGCACATGAACCCTTCGGTGAGCATCGGGCTGTGGCTGCTGCGGGTCTTCCCGGGCCGGGACGTCCTGCCGTTCTGCGTGGCGCAGATGACCGGGGCCGTGGCCGGCGTGGGCCTCGCGCGGCTGGTGTGGGGCGCGCATGTGGGGCTGCCCCAGGTCGGCTGGGCGGCGGTGGCTCCGCAGCCCGGCTGGGGCTTCTGGGGGGTGCTGACGGCGGAGACGGTCGGGCAGCTGATCTGCATGACGCTGGTGGCGGCGCTGCTGATCCGGCCGCGTTGGGAGTGGCTGATACCCGGGGTGGTCGGACTGTGCATCACCGGTTTCATCATGATCCTCGGGCCGCTCTCGGGCGGCTCGGTCAATCCGGCGCGGCAGTTCGGCCCCGCGCTGTGGGCCGGGAACTTCGGCTTCCTGACCGCGTATCTGATCGGCCCGGTCCTCGGCGCGGCGCTGGCGGCCGCGCTCGCCGCGGCGCTCAAGCCGCCGGTGGAACCGCCGGCCGTCGAGGAGGCGGCCCTGCAGGTCGAGCACACCGTCCGCCCCGTCGAGGCGACCGTCTGCCCGGACACCATCCCGCCCGAGCTGCTGCGGGAGCGCTCCGCGCACGAAGACCCGTATCGCATCTGA
- a CDS encoding arylamine N-acetyltransferase: MLGTYGLPVAVEADPEWQSELLDLDAYLARIDFSGPRTPTADTLHRVLRGHMDAIAFENVDIALGRPVSLDLDRIQDKLVRAGRGGYCYENNLLFAAALDRLGFPVTRLLARIRQGESRRRFRTHTVLLVRAEDQVWLADVGYGYSGLMEALPLRDGAVSSVADWTWRLTADGPDWVVRIPEEGTDDGWFDMYSFRQEPQFRIDFEAAHYLSSTKPGSPFVGQLVAQKETEKERRLLRDKSLEIRYADGRVERRELSAADTVCALGELFSIELNDDDERALLRFFAAK; the protein is encoded by the coding sequence ATGTTGGGAACCTACGGACTGCCCGTCGCCGTCGAGGCCGACCCGGAGTGGCAGAGCGAGCTCCTCGACCTCGACGCGTACCTCGCCCGGATCGACTTCTCCGGGCCCCGCACCCCCACCGCGGACACCCTGCACCGGGTCCTGCGCGGCCACATGGACGCGATCGCCTTCGAGAACGTCGACATCGCGCTGGGCCGCCCGGTCTCGCTCGACCTGGACCGGATCCAGGACAAGCTCGTACGGGCGGGGCGCGGCGGCTACTGCTACGAGAACAACCTGCTGTTCGCCGCCGCCCTGGACAGGCTCGGCTTCCCGGTGACCCGCCTCCTGGCCCGCATCCGGCAGGGCGAGAGCAGGCGCCGCTTCCGTACGCACACGGTGCTCCTGGTCCGTGCGGAGGACCAGGTCTGGCTGGCGGACGTCGGCTACGGCTACAGCGGCCTGATGGAGGCGCTGCCGCTCCGCGACGGTGCGGTCTCCTCGGTCGCGGACTGGACCTGGCGGCTGACCGCCGACGGGCCGGACTGGGTGGTGCGGATCCCCGAGGAGGGAACGGACGACGGCTGGTTCGACATGTACTCGTTCCGTCAGGAGCCGCAGTTCCGGATCGACTTCGAGGCGGCGCACTACCTCTCCTCGACCAAGCCCGGCTCGCCCTTCGTCGGTCAGCTGGTCGCCCAGAAGGAGACGGAGAAGGAGCGCCGGCTGCTGCGGGACAAGTCGCTGGAGATCCGGTACGCGGACGGGCGCGTCGAGCGGCGTGAGCTGAGCGCCGCCGACACGGTGTGCGCGCTCGGAGAGCTGTTCTCGATCGAGCTGAACGACGACGACGAGCGGGCCCTGCTGCGATTCTTCGCCGCGAAGTGA
- the wrbA gene encoding NAD(P)H:quinone oxidoreductase, which produces MTNVAVIYYSSTGNVHTLANAAAQAAEKAGAEVRLRKVAELAPQSVIDTKAEWAEHVQATRDVEVASLDDLEWADVVLIGTPTRFGLPAAQIKQFIDTTGGLWAQGKLVNKVAASFTSTSTAHGGQESTLLALNNTFYHWGAIIVAPGYADPVQFAPANGNPYGASSVSANEADNVAGENLAAIEFQTRRAVEIATALKKGLGAA; this is translated from the coding sequence ATGACCAACGTCGCAGTCATCTACTACTCGTCGACCGGCAATGTGCACACGCTGGCGAACGCCGCCGCGCAGGCCGCGGAGAAGGCCGGTGCGGAGGTTCGGCTGCGGAAGGTGGCGGAGCTGGCGCCGCAGTCGGTGATCGACACGAAGGCGGAGTGGGCCGAGCACGTCCAGGCCACCCGTGACGTGGAGGTCGCCTCCCTCGACGACCTGGAGTGGGCCGACGTCGTGCTGATCGGCACGCCGACCCGCTTCGGTCTGCCCGCCGCGCAGATCAAGCAGTTCATCGACACCACCGGTGGTCTGTGGGCGCAGGGCAAGCTGGTCAACAAGGTCGCCGCGTCGTTCACCTCGACCTCGACCGCGCACGGTGGCCAGGAGTCGACGCTGCTCGCCCTGAACAACACCTTCTACCACTGGGGTGCCATCATCGTGGCGCCCGGCTACGCGGACCCGGTGCAGTTCGCCCCGGCCAACGGCAACCCGTACGGCGCCAGCAGCGTCTCGGCGAACGAGGCGGACAACGTGGCCGGCGAGAACCTCGCCGCGATCGAGTTCCAGACCCGTCGCGCCGTCGAGATCGCCACGGCGCTGAAGAAGGGCCTCGGCGCCGCCTGA
- the asnB gene encoding asparagine synthase (glutamine-hydrolyzing), translating to MCGLTGWIAYDRDLTLGGDTAEAMTRTLECRGPDDGGIWLTRHAALGHRRLSIIDLENGRQPMHAVPGDDGQPVLVYTGEVYNFRELKEELTALGHEFRTASDTEVVLHAYLEWGDEFAERLNGMYALAIWDPRSEELLLVRDRMGVKPLYYYPTADGVLFGSEPKSILAHPEAEAVVDAEGLAEIFAIINTPGHAVFKGMHEVVPGTSVRFTKAGSTTRTYWTLQARPHTDDLDTTIATVRELLEDIVERQLIADVKVGTLLSGGLDSSAVTALAAKVLRDQGSDERITAFSVDFKDHGETFRDNGIWMDPDTPYAVDVAKHAGAEHIIVELENHDILDEDVRTAVLRAQDLPVSTGDMEHSLYHLCKALKERVTVALSGEAADEIFGGYNWFFDEEAVNGDTFPWYDAWRRLGGLDTIKDIGLWERLGMEEYVKRRYAESLETVPRLAGDSRHEERMKELTWLNIQHWEKFLLDRKDRISMSTSLEVRVPFTDHRLVEYVYNVPWEMKNFDGREKSLLRAASAHVLPQSVLERKKSPYPSTQDIEYVTALRAKVEALLADGSPVLRLVPREGIQRLLDRPLEEYSALGGLWGTRAVMERLVEFNAWALDYKVRIEL from the coding sequence ATGTGCGGACTCACCGGCTGGATCGCCTACGACCGCGATCTGACGCTCGGCGGCGACACCGCCGAGGCCATGACCCGGACCCTGGAGTGCCGGGGCCCGGACGACGGCGGCATCTGGCTCACCCGCCACGCCGCCCTGGGCCACCGCCGTCTCTCCATCATCGATCTGGAGAACGGCCGCCAGCCCATGCACGCCGTCCCCGGAGACGACGGTCAGCCCGTCCTCGTCTACACCGGCGAGGTCTACAACTTCCGTGAGCTGAAGGAGGAGCTCACCGCCCTCGGGCACGAGTTCCGCACCGCGTCCGACACCGAGGTCGTGCTGCACGCCTATCTCGAGTGGGGCGACGAGTTCGCCGAGCGGCTCAACGGCATGTACGCGCTGGCGATCTGGGACCCTCGCAGCGAGGAACTCCTCCTGGTCCGCGACCGGATGGGCGTCAAGCCGCTCTACTACTACCCCACCGCCGACGGCGTCCTCTTCGGCTCCGAGCCCAAGTCGATCCTCGCCCACCCCGAGGCGGAGGCCGTGGTCGACGCCGAGGGTCTCGCCGAGATCTTCGCCATCATCAACACCCCCGGCCACGCGGTCTTCAAGGGGATGCACGAGGTCGTCCCCGGCACGTCCGTCCGCTTCACCAAGGCGGGCTCCACCACCCGTACGTACTGGACGCTCCAGGCGCGCCCGCACACGGACGACCTCGACACCACCATCGCCACCGTCCGCGAACTGCTCGAGGACATCGTCGAGCGGCAGCTGATCGCCGATGTGAAGGTCGGCACCCTGCTCTCCGGCGGTCTGGACTCCAGCGCCGTGACCGCGCTCGCCGCGAAGGTGCTGCGCGACCAGGGTTCGGACGAGCGGATCACCGCCTTCTCGGTCGACTTCAAGGACCACGGCGAGACCTTCCGCGACAACGGCATCTGGATGGACCCGGACACCCCGTACGCCGTCGACGTCGCCAAGCACGCCGGCGCCGAGCACATCATCGTGGAGCTCGAGAACCACGACATCCTCGACGAGGACGTCCGTACGGCGGTGCTGCGCGCCCAGGACCTCCCGGTGTCGACCGGCGACATGGAGCACTCCCTGTACCACCTGTGCAAGGCGCTCAAGGAGCGTGTCACGGTGGCGCTTTCGGGCGAGGCGGCCGACGAGATCTTCGGCGGCTACAACTGGTTCTTCGACGAGGAGGCCGTCAACGGGGACACCTTCCCCTGGTACGACGCCTGGCGGCGGCTCGGCGGCCTGGACACGATCAAGGACATCGGGCTCTGGGAACGGCTCGGCATGGAGGAGTACGTCAAGCGCCGGTACGCCGAGTCCCTGGAGACGGTCCCGCGGCTCGCCGGCGACTCCCGGCACGAGGAGCGGATGAAGGAGCTGACCTGGCTCAACATCCAGCACTGGGAGAAGTTCCTGCTGGACCGCAAGGACCGGATCTCGATGTCCACCAGCCTTGAGGTCCGCGTCCCGTTCACCGACCACCGGCTCGTCGAGTACGTCTACAACGTCCCGTGGGAGATGAAGAACTTCGACGGCCGGGAGAAGAGCCTGCTGCGCGCGGCGTCCGCGCACGTGCTGCCCCAGTCGGTCCTGGAGCGGAAGAAGAGCCCGTACCCCTCCACCCAGGACATCGAGTACGTCACCGCACTGCGCGCCAAGGTCGAGGCGCTGCTAGCCGACGGCTCCCCGGTGCTGCGGCTCGTCCCGCGCGAGGGCATCCAGCGGCTCCTCGACAGGCCGCTGGAGGAGTACTCGGCGCTCGGCGGGCTCTGGGGCACCCGGGCGGTGATGGAGCGACTGGTCGAGTTCAACGCCTGGGCACTCGACTACAAGGTCCGCATCGAGCTCTGA
- a CDS encoding SRPBCC family protein produces MTTSILDSRPLFELGAEIHIAASADKIYSIVSDMQRHSEWSSELQGGRWLSGDPGTVGAIFEGENFRSDDIVSWAPLIRGIWHTKSEVAETTPGRAFRWKIHSKTGEPQELTWSFLIEPAENGATLSQTFRMGYASPGIHEITKNMDEADKRKFISDWTAKMTRDVTETLGRIKVVVEKD; encoded by the coding sequence ATGACAACGTCGATTCTGGACTCCCGCCCCCTTTTCGAGCTGGGCGCCGAGATTCATATCGCGGCCTCCGCCGACAAGATCTACTCGATCGTCAGCGACATGCAGCGGCATTCCGAGTGGAGCTCGGAACTCCAGGGCGGCCGGTGGCTGTCCGGAGACCCCGGGACGGTCGGTGCGATCTTCGAGGGAGAGAACTTCCGCAGCGACGACATCGTGTCCTGGGCGCCGCTCATCCGCGGAATCTGGCACACCAAGTCGGAGGTCGCGGAGACCACCCCCGGCCGCGCGTTCCGCTGGAAGATCCACTCCAAGACCGGTGAGCCGCAGGAGCTCACCTGGTCCTTCCTCATCGAGCCTGCCGAGAACGGCGCCACGCTCTCCCAGACGTTCCGCATGGGATACGCGTCGCCCGGAATCCACGAGATCACCAAGAACATGGACGAGGCCGACAAGCGGAAGTTCATCTCCGACTGGACGGCGAAGATGACCCGGGACGTCACCGAGACGCTGGGCAGGATCAAGGTCGTCGTCGAGAAGGACTGA
- a CDS encoding ScbR family autoregulator-binding transcription factor: MAKQDRAIRTRQAILEAAATVFDERGYEAAKLTDILQLAQVTKGALYFHFDSKEDLAHAVIDAQVSTAPTPMPQVSKMQEFVDIGMVFAHRLTHDGLLRGSVRLTLDQGGHELNRSGPYREWTDLNLRVLEEAKERGELLPHADPAEVAPLVVGSYAGLNLMTQALGSNRADMDRWASALYRHVLPSIAVPAVLAMLDMEPGRGARALRAAEAAAG; the protein is encoded by the coding sequence ATGGCGAAGCAGGATCGCGCGATTCGGACGCGCCAGGCGATCTTGGAAGCGGCCGCCACCGTCTTCGACGAGCGTGGTTACGAGGCCGCGAAACTCACCGACATCCTCCAGCTCGCCCAGGTCACCAAGGGTGCGCTCTACTTCCACTTCGACTCCAAGGAGGACCTCGCGCACGCGGTGATCGACGCCCAGGTGTCGACCGCGCCCACGCCGATGCCGCAGGTCTCCAAGATGCAGGAGTTCGTCGACATCGGCATGGTGTTCGCGCACCGGCTGACCCATGACGGGCTGCTGCGCGGGAGCGTCCGGCTCACCCTCGACCAGGGCGGCCACGAGCTCAACCGCAGCGGCCCCTACCGGGAGTGGACCGATCTCAATCTGCGGGTGCTCGAAGAGGCCAAGGAGCGCGGTGAGCTGCTGCCGCACGCCGACCCGGCGGAGGTGGCGCCGCTCGTGGTGGGCTCCTACGCCGGCCTGAACCTGATGACCCAGGCCCTGGGCAGCAACCGGGCGGACATGGACCGCTGGGCCTCGGCGCTCTACCGCCATGTGCTGCCCAGCATCGCGGTGCCCGCCGTGCTCGCGATGCTCGACATGGAGCCCGGACGGGGCGCCCGCGCCCTGCGCGCGGCGGAGGCGGCGGCGGGCTAG